One window of Lagenorhynchus albirostris chromosome 16, mLagAlb1.1, whole genome shotgun sequence genomic DNA carries:
- the BORCS7 gene encoding BLOC-1-related complex subunit 7: MATGAADSQARFGQSVKGLLTEKVNTCGTDVIALTKQVLKGSRSSELLGQAARNMVLQEDAILHSEDSLRKMAIITTHLQYQQEAIQKNVEQSSNLQDQLNHLLK, from the exons ATGGCGACTGGGGCCGCGGATTCGCAAGCGCGATTCGGTCAGTCTGTGAAGGGGCTTCTCACGGAGAAGGTGAACACCTGTGGTACTGACGTGATCGCGCTCACCAAGCAGGTGCTGAAGGGCTCCCGGAGCTCCGAG ctgCTAGGTCAGGCTGCTCGAAACATGGTACTACAGGAAGATGCCATCTTACACTCAGAAGAT agtttaagaaaaatggcaataataacaaCACATCTTCAATACCA GCAAGAAGCTATTCAGAAGAA TGTTGAGCAGTCATCAAACCTACAGGACCAGTTAAATCATCTGTTGAAGTAG
- the AS3MT gene encoding LOW QUALITY PROTEIN: arsenite methyltransferase (The sequence of the model RefSeq protein was modified relative to this genomic sequence to represent the inferred CDS: inserted 1 base in 1 codon; substituted 2 bases at 2 genomic stop codons): MATTRDAEIRKDVQTYDGQVLKKSADLQTNACVTAARPVPKHIREALQNVNEEVSLRYYGCGLVIPECLENCWVLDLGSGSGXDCYALSQLVGEKGHVTGIDMTEGQVEVANKYIEYHMEKYGFQAPNVTFIHGYIEKLGEAGIKNESYDIVISNCVINLVPDKQXVLQEVYRVLKHGGELYFSDVCASLELPEEVRTHKVLRGECLGGALYWKDLAILAQKIGFCPPRLVTANLITVQNKELENMICDCRFVSATFCLFKLPKTGPTKRCQVIYNGGITGHEKELIFDANFTFKKDETVEVDEETAAILKNSRFAQDFLIRPIGEKLTTCGGYTALEAKDIIKDPFKLAEGSDNAKSRSPPEAASGCXGTEKCC, from the exons A TGGCCACCACCCGCGACGCTGAGATCCGGAAGGACGTGCAG ACCTACGACGGGCAGGTGCTGAAGAAATCAGCAGACCTCCAGACCAATGCGTGTGTCACTGCAGCCAGGCCAGTCCCTAAGCACATCCGGGAAGCCCTGCAGAATGTAAATGAGGAAGTATCCTTAAG ATATTATGGCTGTGGTCTGGTCATCCCTGAGTGTCTGGAAAACTGCTGGGTTTTGGACCTGGGGAGTGGAAGTGGCTGAGACTGCTATGCACTTAGTCAGCTGGTTGGTGAGAAGGGACATGTCACCGGAATAGACATGACAGAAGGTCAG gtAGAAGTGGCTAACAAGTACATTGAATATCACATGGAAAAATATGGCTTCCAGGCACCCAATGTGACTTTTATTCATGGCTACATAGAGAAGTTAGGAGAGGCTGGAATCAAGAATGAGAGTTATGATATTGTTAT ATCCAATTGTGTCATTAACCTTGTACCTGATAAAC AAGTGCTGCAGGAGGTATATCGAGTGTTAAAg CACGGTGGGGAGCTATATTTCAGTGACGTCTGTGCTAGCCTTGAATTGCCAGAAGAAGTCAGGACACACAAAGTTTTAAGGG gtGAGTGCCTGGGTGGTGCTTTGTACTGGAAGGACCTTGCTATCCTTGCCCAAAAAATTGGGTTCTGCCCTCCACGTTTGGTCACTGCCAATTTAATTACAGTTCagaacaaggaactagaaaacatGATCT GTGACTGCCGTTTTGTTTCTGCTACATTTTGCCTTTTCAAACTCCCTAAGACAGGACCAACCAAAAGATGCCAGGTTATTTACAATGGAGGAATCACAGGACACGAAAAAGAACTAATATTTGATGCAaatttcacatttaag AAAGATGAAACTGTTGAAGTGGACGAAGAAACAGCAGCTATCCTGAAGAATTCACGATTTGCCCAAGATTTTCTGATCAGGCCAATTGGAGAGAAGTTGACGACATGTGGAGGCTATACTGCTCTTGAAGCAAAG